In Streptomyces hawaiiensis, one genomic interval encodes:
- a CDS encoding carbohydrate ABC transporter permease, giving the protein MTTTVTPPDAKPATQGPKRPRRPKSARAGGTLHGGPIAYAILIVFTLVSLFPLVWTAIAASRDNQRLAQTPPPFWFGSGLFDKLEIAWNDANLGEAFFNTTIVAGTSALTIVFLSTIAGFAFAKLRFRGRGALMLIVIGTMMVPPQLSVIPLYMMVAKLDWTDQLQAVILPSLVSAFGVFFMRQYLIQALPDEIIEAARVDGASSWRVVWHVVFPAARPAMAVLGMLTFVQTWNDFMWPFLVLTQMGNPTVQVAVAGLGRGYTPDQSLIMAGALLGTLPLLLVFAIFGKQIVGGIMQGAVKG; this is encoded by the coding sequence GTGACGACGACTGTGACGCCACCCGACGCGAAACCCGCCACCCAGGGGCCCAAGCGCCCGCGCCGGCCGAAGTCCGCGCGGGCCGGCGGGACGCTGCACGGCGGCCCGATCGCCTACGCGATCCTCATCGTGTTCACGCTCGTTTCGCTGTTCCCGCTGGTGTGGACGGCGATCGCCGCCTCGCGCGACAACCAGCGGCTCGCCCAGACGCCGCCGCCGTTCTGGTTCGGCTCGGGCCTGTTCGACAAGCTGGAGATCGCCTGGAACGACGCCAATCTGGGCGAGGCGTTCTTCAACACCACGATCGTCGCGGGCACTTCGGCGCTGACCATCGTCTTCCTGTCGACGATCGCCGGTTTCGCCTTCGCCAAGCTGCGGTTCCGGGGCCGTGGCGCGCTGATGCTGATCGTGATCGGCACCATGATGGTGCCGCCGCAGCTGAGTGTGATCCCGCTGTACATGATGGTCGCCAAGCTCGACTGGACCGACCAGTTGCAGGCGGTGATCCTCCCGTCGCTGGTGAGCGCGTTCGGCGTGTTCTTCATGCGTCAGTACCTGATCCAGGCACTGCCGGACGAGATCATCGAGGCGGCCCGCGTGGACGGCGCGAGCAGCTGGCGCGTGGTGTGGCACGTGGTGTTCCCGGCGGCCAGGCCTGCGATGGCCGTGCTCGGGATGCTGACGTTCGTGCAGACCTGGAACGACTTCATGTGGCCGTTCCTGGTGCTGACCCAGATGGGCAACCCGACCGTGCAGGTCGCGGTCGCGGGCCTGGGCCGCGGCTACACCCCCGACCAGTCCCTGATCATGGCCGGCGCGCTGCTGGGCACGCTGCCGCTGCTGCTGGTCTTCGCGATCTTCGGCAAGCAGATCGTGGGCGGCATCATGCAGGGCGCCGTCAAGGGCTGA
- a CDS encoding serine/threonine protein kinase: MTAHPLLGATEVARTEPYLRTVGEVFRAFRDQDSGCVSYGVRLTNGERWFVKEATTAAARHSLDRAWTFHRAVRHPAIVPQLHRLAVRAGGPAVVMPWHAGEVLYHPTLHRHGGRTHPDHPLARFRAQPVAPVLRAVDRILDAHLAVEAAGFVAVDLYDGAFLYDFDAGDLRLIDLDEYRPGPFTLEADRLPGSRRFMAPEESQRGSRIDTRTTVHARGRAIRLLLDAGDEERAWRGTAEQLAVVQRAARADPGERFTDVGELAVAWRRSVC, encoded by the coding sequence GTGACGGCCCACCCGCTCCTGGGCGCCACCGAGGTCGCCCGGACCGAGCCGTATCTGCGGACGGTGGGCGAGGTGTTCCGCGCCTTCCGTGACCAGGACTCGGGCTGTGTGTCGTACGGGGTCCGCCTGACGAACGGCGAGCGCTGGTTCGTGAAGGAGGCGACGACCGCCGCGGCCCGTCACTCGCTCGACCGGGCCTGGACCTTCCACCGCGCGGTACGCCACCCGGCGATCGTCCCCCAGCTCCACCGCCTCGCGGTCCGCGCCGGCGGACCGGCGGTGGTGATGCCCTGGCACGCCGGCGAGGTCCTCTACCACCCCACGCTCCACCGCCACGGCGGCCGGACCCACCCGGATCACCCCCTGGCCCGCTTCCGCGCCCAGCCCGTCGCACCGGTCCTGCGCGCCGTCGACCGCATCCTGGACGCCCACCTGGCGGTGGAGGCCGCGGGCTTCGTCGCAGTGGACCTCTACGACGGTGCGTTCCTCTACGACTTCGACGCCGGCGACCTCCGCTTGATCGACCTCGACGAGTACCGGCCGGGCCCGTTCACCCTGGAGGCGGACCGACTGCCGGGCTCGCGCCGCTTCATGGCCCCGGAGGAGTCGCAGCGCGGCTCCCGCATCGACACCCGCACGACGGTCCACGCCCGGGGCCGCGCCATCCGCCTCCTCCTGGACGCGGGCGACGAGGAGCGCGCCTGGCGGGGCACGGCGGAGCAACTGGCGGTGGTGCAAAGGGCCGCCCGGGCCGATCCGGGTGAACGGTTCACGGACGTGGGGGAGTTGGCGGTGGCGTGGCGGCGGTCGGTGTGCTGA
- a CDS encoding MFS transporter, with protein MDGGRPGWRACVLGGAVFAVCMAGTTLPTPLYPLYQGEFGFSELTVTVVYALYAFAVIGVLLLVGDASDAVGRRPVLLCGLGFAAVSAVCFLCATGLGWLYAGRLLSGLSAGLFTGAATAYVMELAPAGGASRATFVATAANMGGLGCGPLLSGLLAEYAPWPLYLPFVTHLALVAASAAVLLRLAETVRERQPLRTVRPQRPALPPQVRAVFGPAATAAFVGFALFGVFTSVSPAFLAESLDVDDHAVSGLIVALAFFSSTAGQLAVGRVGVRRSLPLGCAVLLAGLALLAGALRWDQMSLLVASALVGGVGQGLAFRGALADVAEASPERRRAAVISTLFVVAYAGISLPVIGVGLLTGPIGLEGAGLVFIACMAALVVTAAVYLLRRPAPARV; from the coding sequence ATGGACGGTGGACGCCCAGGATGGCGCGCGTGTGTGCTCGGTGGAGCGGTGTTCGCCGTCTGCATGGCCGGCACCACGCTGCCGACTCCCCTCTATCCCCTCTACCAGGGCGAGTTCGGCTTCTCCGAGCTGACGGTCACCGTGGTGTACGCCCTGTACGCCTTCGCCGTGATCGGTGTGCTGCTGCTGGTCGGCGACGCCTCGGACGCCGTGGGCAGGCGCCCGGTGCTGCTGTGCGGCCTGGGCTTCGCGGCGGTGAGCGCCGTCTGCTTCCTGTGCGCCACCGGGCTCGGCTGGCTCTACGCGGGGCGGCTGCTGTCGGGACTGTCCGCCGGGCTGTTCACAGGAGCCGCCACGGCGTACGTCATGGAACTGGCCCCTGCGGGCGGCGCCTCCCGGGCCACGTTCGTGGCGACCGCGGCCAACATGGGCGGGCTGGGCTGCGGTCCGCTGCTCTCCGGGCTTCTCGCCGAGTACGCCCCCTGGCCGCTGTACCTGCCGTTCGTCACCCACCTCGCCCTGGTGGCCGCCTCGGCCGCCGTCCTGCTGCGGCTCGCGGAGACGGTACGCGAGCGGCAGCCGCTGCGCACCGTACGCCCGCAGCGGCCCGCACTGCCCCCGCAGGTGCGCGCGGTGTTCGGGCCCGCGGCCACCGCCGCCTTCGTCGGGTTCGCCCTGTTCGGGGTGTTCACCTCGGTCAGCCCGGCCTTCCTCGCGGAGTCCCTGGACGTGGACGACCACGCCGTGAGCGGGCTGATCGTCGCGCTGGCCTTCTTCTCCTCGACGGCCGGGCAACTGGCGGTCGGTCGGGTCGGCGTACGGCGCTCCCTCCCGCTGGGCTGCGCCGTCCTCCTCGCCGGGCTGGCGCTGCTCGCCGGCGCGCTGCGGTGGGACCAGATGTCCCTGCTGGTCGCCAGCGCGCTCGTCGGCGGAGTCGGTCAGGGCCTGGCGTTCCGGGGAGCCCTGGCCGACGTGGCCGAGGCCTCTCCCGAGCGCCGGCGCGCGGCGGTGATCTCGACTCTGTTCGTGGTGGCCTACGCGGGCATCTCCCTCCCGGTGATCGGCGTCGGGCTCCTGACCGGCCCGATCGGCCTGGAGGGCGCGGGGCTGGTGTTCATCGCCTGCATGGCCGCCCTGGTCGTGACGGCGGCGGTGTATCTGCTGCGCCGACCGGCACCGGCTCGGGTGTGA
- the orn gene encoding oligoribonuclease: MNDRMVWIDCEMTGLSLSDDALIEVAALVTDSELNVLGEGVDIVIRPPEQALETMPDVVRQMHTASGLLTELAEGTTLKDAEDQVLTYVREFVKEPGKAPLCGNSVGTDRGFLLRDMPTLENYLHYRIVDVSSIKELARRWYPRAYFNSPQKSGNHRALADIRESIAELRYYREAVFVPQPGPDSDTARTIAAKHVLPAQ, encoded by the coding sequence ATGAACGATCGCATGGTGTGGATCGACTGCGAGATGACCGGCCTCTCGCTGTCGGACGACGCGCTCATCGAGGTGGCCGCCCTCGTGACCGACTCCGAGCTGAACGTGCTCGGTGAGGGCGTGGACATCGTCATCCGGCCGCCGGAGCAGGCGCTGGAGACGATGCCGGATGTGGTGCGTCAGATGCACACCGCCTCCGGGCTGCTCACCGAGCTCGCCGAGGGCACGACGCTGAAAGACGCCGAGGACCAGGTCCTGACGTACGTCAGGGAGTTCGTCAAGGAGCCGGGCAAGGCCCCGCTGTGCGGGAACTCCGTCGGCACGGACCGCGGTTTCCTGCTGCGCGACATGCCGACGCTGGAGAACTACCTCCACTACCGGATCGTCGACGTGTCGTCGATCAAGGAGCTGGCCCGGCGCTGGTACCCGCGGGCGTACTTCAACAGCCCGCAGAAGAGCGGCAACCACCGTGCGCTCGCCGACATCCGCGAGTCGATCGCGGAGCTGCGGTACTACCGCGAGGCCGTGTTCGTCCCGCAGCCCGGGCCCGACTCGGACACCGCGCGGACGATCGCCGCGAAGCACGTCCTGCCTGCTCAGTAG
- a CDS encoding glycoside hydrolase family 36 protein: MHHPFTPVASVPVNPRRARVHEEGWQSWSPSGAYALDAAPHRPANANWATVCYRPGVTVPAGTFQGEGLLALDPGDGSPVRLWAAAEPTREVPSIRLATGDGRVAEISADGPVKEWTGPDIPSVLGDWAAGLGLDAPRPAPTVWCSWYEYFTAVTEDDIHENLRAMDTLDLPVDVVQIDDGYQQALGDWLTLSGRFRSRAAIAEKIRSRGRRAGIWTAPFLVDPASELAAAHPDWLVRDTTGGFAHAGRNWGHDLRVLDTTHPDAAAYLTEVFTTLRAEGYDYFKTDFLYAGALDGVRHADADALTAYRAGIALIREAIGEDAYLLGCGAPVLPSIGLFDAMRVSPDTAPHRRPEAGDYSQPGQDPAEFTGAARQWQHHRLWINDPDCLMARPAVETRQQWAAHVESTGGLMASSDRLLSLDQWGVETTRRLLSSSHR, encoded by the coding sequence GTGCACCACCCCTTCACCCCGGTCGCCTCCGTGCCGGTGAACCCGCGCAGGGCACGCGTCCACGAGGAGGGCTGGCAGTCCTGGAGCCCCAGCGGCGCCTACGCCCTGGACGCGGCGCCCCACCGCCCGGCCAACGCCAACTGGGCCACGGTCTGCTACCGCCCCGGGGTCACCGTCCCCGCCGGCACCTTCCAGGGCGAGGGCCTGCTCGCGCTCGACCCCGGCGACGGCTCACCGGTCCGGCTCTGGGCGGCGGCCGAGCCGACGCGTGAGGTGCCGTCGATCCGGCTGGCCACCGGGGACGGGCGGGTCGCCGAGATCAGCGCCGACGGCCCGGTGAAGGAGTGGACCGGCCCGGACATCCCGTCGGTCCTGGGCGACTGGGCCGCCGGCCTCGGCCTGGACGCCCCCCGTCCGGCACCGACCGTCTGGTGCTCCTGGTACGAGTACTTCACCGCCGTCACCGAGGACGACATCCACGAGAACCTCCGCGCGATGGACACCCTCGACCTGCCCGTCGACGTCGTCCAGATCGACGACGGCTACCAGCAGGCCCTCGGCGACTGGCTCACCCTCTCCGGCCGCTTCCGCTCCCGCGCGGCGATCGCCGAGAAGATCCGCTCCCGCGGCCGCCGCGCCGGCATCTGGACGGCCCCGTTCCTCGTCGACCCGGCGAGCGAGCTGGCCGCCGCGCACCCCGACTGGCTGGTCCGCGACACCACCGGCGGCTTCGCGCACGCCGGCCGCAACTGGGGCCACGACCTGCGCGTCCTGGACACCACCCACCCGGACGCGGCGGCGTACCTGACCGAGGTCTTCACGACCCTGCGCGCCGAAGGCTACGACTACTTCAAGACCGACTTCCTCTACGCGGGCGCCCTGGACGGCGTACGCCACGCGGACGCCGACGCCCTCACGGCCTACCGCGCCGGCATCGCCCTGATCCGCGAGGCTATCGGGGAGGACGCCTACCTCCTGGGGTGCGGCGCGCCCGTCCTGCCCTCCATCGGCCTGTTCGACGCGATGCGCGTCAGCCCCGACACGGCCCCCCACCGCCGCCCGGAGGCCGGTGACTACAGCCAACCCGGCCAGGACCCGGCCGAGTTCACGGGAGCGGCCCGCCAGTGGCAGCACCACCGCCTCTGGATCAACGACCCGGACTGCCTGATGGCCCGCCCGGCGGTCGAGACCCGCCAACAGTGGGCGGCGCACGTGGAGTCCACCGGGGGCCTCATGGCCTCCAGCGACCGCCTGCTGTCCCTGGACCAGTGGGGCGTGGAGACGACCCGCCGGCTCCTGTCGAGCAGCCACCGCTGA
- a CDS encoding NUDIX hydrolase — MGELVERVDEQDRVLGVVDREEAIRNGWPHRIATTVCRDPRGRVLLHRRPEHVSRFPGHYNWLIGGGVEVGESYEEAAARELTEELGVRAPVRFAFKFLCRGAISPYWLGVHEAVVTEPLTPDPSEIAWHGWVGEAELSEALRTWLFVPDGVDALRRHPGFSTPTAATPPPTPPRP, encoded by the coding sequence ATGGGCGAGCTGGTGGAACGGGTCGACGAGCAGGACCGGGTGCTGGGGGTGGTCGACCGTGAGGAGGCGATCCGCAACGGCTGGCCGCACCGGATCGCGACGACGGTGTGCCGTGATCCGCGCGGGCGGGTGCTGCTGCATCGCAGGCCGGAGCACGTGTCGCGGTTCCCGGGGCACTACAACTGGCTGATCGGCGGCGGCGTCGAGGTCGGCGAGTCGTACGAGGAGGCGGCGGCCCGGGAACTGACCGAGGAACTGGGCGTCCGGGCGCCGGTACGGTTCGCCTTCAAGTTCCTCTGCCGGGGAGCGATCAGCCCGTACTGGCTCGGGGTGCACGAGGCCGTCGTCACGGAGCCCCTCACCCCCGACCCGTCCGAGATCGCCTGGCACGGCTGGGTCGGCGAGGCGGAGCTTTCGGAGGCGCTCCGCACGTGGCTGTTCGTGCCCGACGGTGTGGATGCCCTGCGGCGCCACCCCGGTTTCAGCACACCGACCGCCGCCACGCCACCGCCAACTCCCCCACGTCCGTGA
- a CDS encoding LacI family DNA-binding transcriptional regulator, with protein MATHGARGRSGGRPTLEEVAARAGVGRGTVSRVINGSPRVSDATRAAVEAAVAELGYVPNTAARALAANRTDAIALVVPEPETRFFAEPYFSDMLKGVGAALSDTEMQLLLIFAGSDRERARLAQYLAAHRVDGVLLVSVHADDPLPDLLAQLEIPAVISGPRSSAETLPSVDSDNYGGARQAVEHLLSRGRSRIAHITGRLDVYGAQRRVDGYREAMSDAGHPVDEGMIEAGDFTEEGGHRAMEALLERHPDIDAVFAASDVTASGARRALREAGRRIPEDVALVGYDDSAIARHMEPPLTSVRQPIEEMGRRMIDLLLTEVADRRPLASRGLERRQMVLATELVSRSSS; from the coding sequence ATGGCAACCCACGGAGCGCGGGGCCGAAGTGGTGGCCGGCCCACCCTCGAAGAGGTGGCGGCGCGCGCCGGTGTCGGCCGCGGCACCGTCTCGCGGGTGATCAACGGCTCGCCCCGCGTCAGCGACGCGACCCGCGCGGCCGTCGAGGCGGCGGTCGCGGAGCTCGGCTACGTCCCCAACACCGCGGCCCGCGCCCTGGCCGCCAACCGTACGGACGCGATCGCGCTGGTCGTGCCCGAGCCGGAGACCCGGTTCTTCGCGGAGCCGTACTTCTCGGACATGCTGAAGGGCGTCGGGGCGGCGCTGTCCGACACGGAGATGCAGCTACTGCTGATCTTCGCGGGCAGCGACCGCGAACGCGCCCGCCTCGCCCAGTACCTGGCGGCCCACCGCGTGGACGGTGTCCTGCTGGTCTCGGTGCACGCGGACGACCCGCTGCCCGACCTGCTGGCCCAGCTGGAGATCCCGGCGGTGATCAGCGGCCCGCGCTCGTCGGCGGAGACCCTGCCGTCGGTCGACTCGGACAACTACGGCGGCGCCCGCCAGGCCGTCGAGCATCTGCTGTCCCGGGGCCGCAGCCGGATCGCCCACATCACCGGCCGCCTCGACGTCTACGGCGCGCAGCGCCGTGTCGACGGCTACCGCGAGGCCATGAGCGACGCCGGCCACCCGGTGGACGAGGGGATGATCGAGGCGGGGGACTTCACCGAGGAAGGCGGCCACCGGGCCATGGAGGCGCTGCTGGAGCGCCACCCCGACATCGACGCGGTCTTCGCCGCCTCCGACGTCACCGCGTCCGGCGCCCGCCGGGCGCTGCGCGAGGCGGGCCGCCGCATCCCGGAGGACGTGGCGCTCGTCGGCTACGACGACTCCGCCATAGCCCGCCACATGGAACCGCCCCTCACCAGCGTCCGCCAGCCCATAGAGGAGATGGGCCGCCGGATGATAGACCTCCTGCTCACGGAGGTCGCCGACCGCCGCCCGCTCGCCTCCCGGGGCCTGGAGCGCCGGCAGATGGTCCTGGCCACGGAGCTGGTGTCCCGGTCGTCTTCGTGA
- a CDS encoding ABC transporter substrate-binding protein, producing MRARIRTARKAMVVAAVASLGAGLLAGCADDGGGDDSSSGGSGGDSGGKTTISVGLFGTMGFKEAGLYAEYEKLNPKIKIAENVVQRNENYYPALLNHLTTNSGLLDVQAVEVANIAEVTATQADKLEDMSKAPGVDKSKWLDWKWQQATAKDGKTIGLGTDVGPMAICYRTDLFKQAGLPTDPAEVGKLWAGDWAKLVDVGERYKSKAPKGTFFMDSPGGLIQAVLGSEKEKFYDASGEIIYKTNPAVKAAFDLTAEAAKNGLVQSQTQFQPGWNSSIANNKFAAIACPPWMLGTIKGYSKPDAAGKWAVATAPKGANWGGSFLTVPKSGKNVKEAQKFVAWLTAPEQQAKLFKVQGSFPSTPSAYTMPEVTGAKNEMTGDQAIGEIFAEAAKGAPVQVIGPKDQIIMQGLTDNGVILATKGKSAKEAWDSATKTIDNKLDQ from the coding sequence ATGCGAGCACGCATCCGAACCGCCCGCAAGGCGATGGTCGTCGCGGCCGTCGCGTCGCTGGGCGCCGGGCTGCTGGCCGGCTGTGCCGACGACGGCGGAGGCGACGACTCCTCGTCGGGCGGCAGCGGCGGTGACAGCGGCGGCAAGACCACGATCTCGGTGGGTCTCTTCGGCACCATGGGCTTCAAGGAAGCCGGTCTCTACGCCGAGTACGAGAAGCTCAACCCGAAGATCAAGATCGCCGAGAACGTCGTCCAGCGGAACGAGAACTACTACCCGGCGCTGCTGAACCACCTCACCACCAACAGCGGTCTGCTGGACGTCCAGGCCGTCGAGGTCGCCAACATCGCCGAGGTGACGGCCACCCAGGCCGACAAGCTCGAGGACATGTCCAAGGCTCCGGGCGTGGACAAGAGCAAGTGGCTGGACTGGAAGTGGCAGCAGGCCACGGCCAAGGACGGCAAGACGATCGGTCTCGGCACCGACGTCGGCCCGATGGCGATCTGCTACCGCACTGACCTCTTCAAGCAGGCCGGTCTGCCCACCGACCCGGCCGAGGTCGGCAAGCTGTGGGCCGGTGACTGGGCCAAGCTCGTCGACGTGGGTGAGCGTTACAAGTCGAAGGCACCCAAGGGGACCTTCTTCATGGACTCCCCCGGCGGCCTGATCCAGGCGGTCCTGGGCAGCGAGAAGGAGAAGTTCTACGACGCTTCCGGCGAGATCATCTACAAGACCAACCCGGCCGTCAAGGCCGCCTTCGACCTGACCGCGGAGGCCGCCAAGAACGGCCTCGTCCAGTCGCAGACGCAGTTCCAGCCGGGCTGGAACTCCTCGATCGCCAACAACAAGTTCGCCGCCATCGCCTGCCCGCCGTGGATGCTCGGCACGATCAAGGGCTACTCGAAGCCGGACGCGGCCGGCAAGTGGGCCGTGGCCACCGCGCCCAAGGGCGCCAACTGGGGCGGCTCCTTCCTCACCGTGCCGAAGAGCGGCAAGAACGTGAAGGAGGCCCAGAAGTTCGTGGCCTGGCTGACCGCGCCGGAGCAGCAGGCGAAGCTCTTCAAGGTGCAGGGCAGCTTCCCGAGCACCCCGTCCGCGTACACCATGCCCGAAGTCACGGGTGCCAAGAACGAGATGACCGGTGACCAGGCGATCGGCGAGATCTTCGCCGAGGCCGCCAAGGGCGCTCCGGTCCAGGTGATCGGCCCGAAGGACCAGATCATCATGCAGGGCCTGACGGACAACGGCGTGATCCTGGCGACGAAGGGCAAGTCGGCCAAGGAGGCCTGGGACTCCGCCACCAAGACCATCGACAACAAGCTGGACCAGTGA
- a CDS encoding GH1 family beta-glucosidase, whose protein sequence is MPDSENPATAVTFPPAFLWGAATSAYQIEGAVREDGRTPSIWDTFSHTPGKTAGGETGDIAVDHYHRYRDDVALMAELGLGAYRFSISWSRVQPTGRGPAVQKGLDFYRRLVDELLAKNIKPAVTLYHWDLPQELEDAGGWPERDTAYRFAEYAQIVGEALGDRVEQWITLNEPWCSAFLGYASGVHAPGRTDPAASLRAAHHLNLAHGLGASALRSVMPARNTVAVSLNSSVVRPLSQDPADLAAARRIDDLANGVFHGPMLHGAYPESLYVATAGLTDWDYVLDGDLTLINQPLDALGLNYYTPALVSAADASAKAPRADGHGSSDHSPWPAADDVAFHQTPGDRTEMGWTIDPTGLHELIMRYTREAPGLPLYITENGAAYDDKIDSDGRVHDPERVAYLHGHLSAVRRAIADGADVRGYYLWSLMDNFEWSYGYGKRFGAVYVDYATLERTPKTSALWYGRAARTGALPEVEAV, encoded by the coding sequence ATGCCTGACTCCGAGAACCCGGCCACTGCGGTGACCTTCCCGCCCGCCTTCCTGTGGGGCGCGGCGACGTCCGCGTACCAGATCGAGGGTGCGGTGCGGGAGGACGGCCGTACGCCGTCGATCTGGGACACCTTCAGCCATACGCCGGGCAAGACGGCCGGTGGCGAGACCGGTGACATCGCTGTCGACCACTACCACCGCTACCGCGACGACGTGGCGCTGATGGCGGAGCTGGGCCTGGGCGCCTACCGCTTCTCCATCTCGTGGTCGCGGGTGCAGCCGACCGGCCGGGGCCCGGCCGTGCAGAAGGGCCTGGACTTCTACCGGCGGCTGGTGGACGAGCTGCTGGCCAAGAACATCAAGCCGGCCGTCACCCTCTACCACTGGGACCTGCCGCAGGAGCTGGAGGACGCGGGCGGCTGGCCCGAGCGCGACACGGCGTACCGGTTCGCGGAGTACGCGCAGATCGTCGGTGAGGCGCTGGGCGACCGGGTGGAGCAGTGGATCACGCTCAACGAGCCGTGGTGCAGCGCGTTCCTTGGCTATGCCTCCGGGGTGCACGCCCCGGGCCGTACGGACCCGGCGGCCTCGCTGCGTGCGGCGCACCATCTGAATCTGGCGCACGGCCTGGGCGCGTCCGCGCTGCGGTCGGTGATGCCGGCCCGCAACACGGTGGCGGTCAGCCTCAACTCGTCGGTGGTGCGGCCGCTTTCGCAGGACCCGGCGGATCTGGCGGCGGCCCGGCGGATCGACGACCTGGCCAACGGCGTGTTCCACGGGCCGATGCTGCACGGCGCCTACCCGGAGTCGCTGTACGTGGCGACGGCGGGTCTGACGGACTGGGACTACGTCCTCGACGGCGACCTGACGCTGATCAACCAGCCGCTGGACGCGCTGGGCCTCAACTACTACACGCCCGCGCTGGTCTCGGCGGCGGACGCGTCGGCGAAGGCGCCGCGCGCCGACGGCCACGGGTCGAGCGACCACTCGCCGTGGCCGGCCGCGGACGACGTCGCCTTCCACCAGACGCCCGGCGACCGCACCGAGATGGGCTGGACGATCGACCCGACCGGCCTGCACGAGCTGATCATGCGCTACACCCGGGAGGCGCCCGGCCTGCCGCTGTACATCACGGAGAACGGCGCGGCCTACGACGACAAGATCGACTCCGACGGCCGGGTGCACGACCCGGAGCGGGTGGCCTACCTCCACGGCCACCTGTCGGCGGTCCGCCGGGCGATCGCCGACGGCGCGGACGTCCGCGGCTACTACCTGTGGTCCCTGATGGACAACTTCGAGTGGTCGTACGGCTACGGCAAGCGCTTCGGCGCGGTCTACGTGGACTACGCGACGCTGGAGCGCACGCCGAAGACGAGCGCCCTGTGGTACGGCCGGGCGGCGCGGACCGGGGCGCTGCCCGAGGTCGAGGCGGTCTGA
- a CDS encoding carbohydrate ABC transporter permease, giving the protein MATRHDTTASPVKGGAAPGRPPEDAAAEKERRRREGLSRRWQRDIRWSPYAFVSPFFLLFVAFGLFPLIYTGWASLHQVELTAPTDMNWVGLRNYTRIFDDEFFWNAAKNTLTIGIISTVPQLLMAMGIAHILNYKLRASTFFRVAMLAPYATSIAAASLVFVLLFGRDYGMINWGLDAVGINPVDWQNDKWPSQFAVSTIIIWRWTGYNALIYLAAMQAIPQDLYESAALDGANRWQQFIHVTLPALRPTILFTVVVSTIGASQVFGEPLLFDANKGTSGGAEHQFQTLGLYLYEQGWVAQHLGRASAIAWTMFLILIVIGIVNYVISRRLRASS; this is encoded by the coding sequence ATGGCCACCCGTCACGACACCACCGCGTCCCCCGTCAAGGGGGGCGCGGCCCCGGGTCGCCCGCCCGAGGACGCCGCCGCGGAGAAGGAGCGGCGGCGCCGGGAGGGGCTGTCCCGGCGCTGGCAGCGGGACATCCGCTGGAGCCCGTACGCGTTCGTGTCCCCGTTCTTCCTGTTGTTCGTCGCGTTCGGCCTGTTCCCGCTGATCTACACGGGCTGGGCCTCGCTGCACCAGGTGGAGCTGACCGCGCCGACCGACATGAACTGGGTCGGGCTGCGCAACTACACCCGGATCTTCGACGACGAGTTCTTCTGGAACGCGGCGAAGAACACCCTGACCATCGGCATCATCTCCACCGTTCCGCAGCTGCTGATGGCGATGGGCATCGCCCACATCCTCAACTACAAGCTGCGGGCCTCGACGTTCTTCCGGGTCGCGATGCTCGCGCCGTACGCGACGTCGATCGCCGCCGCCTCGCTGGTGTTCGTGCTGCTCTTCGGCCGTGACTACGGCATGATCAACTGGGGGCTCGACGCGGTCGGCATCAACCCGGTCGACTGGCAGAACGACAAGTGGCCCTCGCAGTTCGCCGTCTCCACGATCATCATCTGGCGCTGGACCGGCTACAACGCGCTGATCTACCTGGCAGCGATGCAGGCGATCCCTCAGGATCTCTACGAGTCGGCGGCCCTGGACGGGGCCAACCGCTGGCAGCAGTTCATCCATGTGACGCTGCCGGCGCTGCGCCCGACGATCCTGTTCACCGTGGTCGTGTCGACGATCGGGGCGAGCCAGGTCTTCGGCGAGCCGCTGCTGTTCGACGCCAACAAGGGCACCTCCGGCGGCGCGGAGCACCAGTTCCAGACGCTCGGCCTGTATCTGTACGAGCAGGGCTGGGTCGCCCAGCACCTGGGCCGTGCCTCGGCGATCGCCTGGACGATGTTCCTGATTTTGATCGTCATCGGCATCGTCAACTACGTCATCTCGCGCCGGCTGCGCGCCAGTAGTTAG